The following coding sequences are from one Terriglobales bacterium window:
- a CDS encoding ABC transporter permease — protein MQNLLQELRYGIRTLNRSRGFAVAAVLVLALGIGANTAIFSVVNAVLLRPLAFPQPDQLVQIWHTPPQKSFPGMKAFAVSAANYLDWATQNHVFQQMSIYSWAHYNLSGKGEPQFVSARGVSSEFFSVLQAQPMMGRVFSRDEDQPGHNHVAILSENFWRNQFGADPGIVGQDISLDGAAYRVIGVMPAKFQFPITSDPVDAAKLWTPLAMTDQERVVRGEHHYLVIGRLKPGISVREAQAEMDTISRRLEQEYPADDKGWGAVVKPLSEELTGEVRTPLLVLLGAVAFVLLIACANVANLVLARIVSRQKEIAVRSALGASRIRLLRQVVCETVVLSVVGGLLGLLIAHFGVKLIVAFLASKLPRASAIAVDGSVLAFTLAISFAAGILASLVPAFRLSNVNVSEALKQGTRTSSDAGGNRTRGVLVVSEVALSLILLVGAGLLIRTLWALRKVDPGFDPHNAVAVIPSVSRTTFPQPAQEIAFYQQLADKVKALPGVESAAVIDSLPLSGGSNQPIQIEGRPVQAMADQPEVAVRMSSPGYFHMMRIPLLRGRDFGDQDTPESPGTIIISQSLAQRFWPNEDPVGKRLTLTFVPGKIREIVGVVGDIKDRGLDSAEPAAMLYVPLAHLAFPPNVAWRSFPLWLMVRAHSDAASVAPATINAIHQLKSDLPIGDVVTMETFIASTLSQQRFNMLLLAVFAGLALVLAAIGIYSVLAYTVRRRVREIGIRMALGAQTRDVVQMVIAEGMRPTALGVAIGVAGALALGRFISSLIYGVKPTDLETFTAVSLLLVLVSFLASVIPAYRATRVEPVTTLRDE, from the coding sequence CCGTGGCTTTGCCGTAGCTGCCGTCCTGGTCCTCGCCCTCGGCATCGGCGCCAACACTGCGATCTTTAGCGTAGTGAATGCGGTCCTGTTGCGGCCTCTGGCATTCCCCCAACCCGATCAACTGGTCCAGATTTGGCATACACCTCCGCAGAAGAGTTTTCCAGGAATGAAAGCATTCGCTGTCTCTGCGGCCAACTATCTTGACTGGGCCACACAGAACCATGTGTTCCAGCAGATGTCGATCTACTCGTGGGCGCATTACAACCTCAGCGGTAAGGGAGAGCCTCAGTTCGTAAGCGCACGCGGCGTCTCCTCGGAATTCTTTTCTGTCTTGCAAGCTCAGCCGATGATGGGACGTGTCTTCTCTCGCGACGAGGATCAGCCTGGCCACAATCATGTGGCGATCCTTAGCGAGAACTTCTGGAGAAATCAGTTCGGAGCAGATCCGGGAATTGTCGGCCAGGACATATCGCTCGACGGAGCCGCATATCGCGTAATCGGCGTAATGCCGGCCAAATTTCAATTTCCCATCACCTCAGATCCAGTTGACGCCGCGAAGCTCTGGACGCCGCTAGCAATGACCGATCAGGAACGCGTCGTGCGAGGTGAGCATCACTACCTGGTCATCGGCCGCCTGAAGCCAGGGATAAGTGTCCGGGAGGCTCAGGCCGAGATGGATACGATCTCACGCCGCCTGGAACAGGAGTATCCCGCTGACGACAAAGGCTGGGGTGCAGTTGTGAAGCCCCTGAGCGAGGAGTTGACAGGAGAAGTGCGCACGCCACTCCTCGTCCTGCTCGGAGCCGTTGCATTCGTTCTGCTGATCGCGTGCGCGAACGTCGCCAATCTCGTGCTGGCAAGGATCGTGTCACGTCAGAAGGAGATAGCGGTTCGTTCCGCTTTGGGAGCATCGCGAATTCGCCTGCTTCGCCAAGTAGTGTGCGAAACAGTTGTGTTGTCCGTCGTTGGAGGATTGCTTGGGCTGCTCATCGCTCATTTCGGAGTGAAGCTGATTGTTGCTTTTCTCGCGTCGAAGCTGCCCCGGGCTTCTGCCATCGCAGTGGATGGCTCGGTACTCGCGTTTACGCTGGCCATTTCTTTCGCGGCGGGAATTCTCGCTAGTCTTGTGCCGGCATTCAGGCTCAGCAACGTGAATGTGAGCGAGGCACTCAAGCAAGGCACTCGGACAAGCTCTGATGCGGGAGGAAATCGCACGCGCGGCGTGCTGGTTGTGTCTGAAGTTGCGTTGTCTCTGATTCTGTTGGTTGGCGCCGGCTTGCTAATCCGCACGCTGTGGGCGCTTCGCAAAGTCGATCCTGGATTCGATCCTCACAACGCTGTCGCTGTCATCCCATCCGTCTCAAGAACTACGTTCCCGCAGCCCGCGCAGGAAATTGCGTTTTATCAGCAACTGGCGGACAAAGTGAAAGCTCTTCCGGGAGTCGAGTCTGCAGCCGTCATTGACAGTCTACCCCTGAGTGGTGGCTCGAATCAGCCGATTCAAATTGAAGGGCGTCCGGTGCAGGCGATGGCCGATCAGCCGGAGGTCGCTGTTCGCATGAGTAGTCCCGGGTACTTCCACATGATGCGCATTCCACTGCTGCGGGGCAGAGACTTCGGCGATCAGGACACTCCAGAGAGTCCAGGCACGATCATCATCAGCCAATCTCTGGCACAACGCTTTTGGCCGAACGAAGATCCAGTGGGAAAGCGCCTCACCCTGACTTTCGTTCCCGGCAAGATTCGGGAGATTGTGGGCGTCGTAGGCGATATCAAGGATCGCGGATTGGATTCAGCAGAGCCGGCCGCGATGCTTTACGTTCCGCTCGCGCATCTGGCGTTTCCTCCGAATGTCGCATGGCGATCATTCCCATTGTGGCTCATGGTTCGAGCCCATTCGGATGCTGCCTCAGTCGCTCCGGCAACGATCAATGCAATCCATCAGCTCAAGTCGGACTTGCCAATTGGAGATGTGGTCACGATGGAGACCTTCATTGCGAGCACTCTTTCGCAGCAACGCTTCAACATGCTGCTGCTCGCAGTATTCGCCGGACTAGCCCTTGTGCTGGCCGCAATCGGGATTTATAGCGTGCTCGCATACACCGTGCGCAGGCGAGTGCGCGAGATCGGAATCCGCATGGCTCTCGGGGCGCAAACTCGCGATGTTGTGCAAATGGTGATCGCCGAAGGAATGAGGCCGACTGCGCTGGGCGTCGCCATAGGAGTTGCAGGCGCGCTTGCCCTGGGACGGTTCATTTCGAGCCTCATTTATGGCGTTAAACCAACGGATCTCGAGACATTCACGGCGGTGTCCCTGCTGCTGGTGCTGGTTAGCTTTCTGGCTAGCGTAATTCCGGCATATCGGGCCACGCGAGTAGAACCGGTAACGACTCTACGAGACGAGTAA
- a CDS encoding DUF503 domain-containing protein: MPIAVLTLDLRIEGAQSLKEKRQVLRSLKDKLRTSFNVSVAELEETNLWQRATIGVVSISSSRDYLSGLMQQVERAASRIANDNGAELTDSYVELE, from the coding sequence ATGCCCATCGCAGTCCTCACTCTCGATCTCCGCATCGAAGGCGCGCAATCCCTCAAGGAGAAGCGACAAGTGCTGCGCAGCCTGAAGGACAAACTACGTACAAGTTTCAACGTGTCGGTCGCGGAACTCGAAGAAACCAACCTCTGGCAGCGAGCCACGATTGGAGTAGTCAGCATCTCCAGCTCCCGCGATTATCTATCTGGATTAATGCAGCAAGTGGAGCGCGCCGCCAGCCGCATTGCCAACGACAACGGCGCCGAGCTCACCGACAGCTATGTAGAACTGGAGTGA